From Daucus carota subsp. sativus chromosome 6, DH1 v3.0, whole genome shotgun sequence:
ATCATAAGAGCTATTCAAGCCAGCAATGAACTGAATCAACTGTTTTAATTGAGCAGCCTCTTTCAGTTTCTTAACAAAGCCACAAGAACACTTAAGGATTATACCACAAGTACACTCAGGTAAAGGATCTAAAACATGTAACTGATCCCATACTTTCTTAAGCTTGTTATAATACTCAACAATTGAATCATCATTCTGAATAATTTTCATCAAATTCTTATGAATATCATACAATTGAGGAGCATTAGACTGTCCATACCTCTCCTTGATCTCAAGCCATAAATCGCGAGCAGAAGGAGTGAAAACGAAGCTTTCAGAGATTGAAACATCAATTGAGTTAATCAACCACACCGTTACTATGTAATCATTTCGGATCCACTTCTGGAGATCATCAGAATCATCAGCAGGACGAATCAGAGTTCCATTAACAAATCCGAGCTTGTTCTTAGCTCCAAGCGCTGAAGTCACACTATGACTCCAGGTCACATAATTGTTGCCATTGAAAATCACAGTTCCTAACCGAGCATTCGAATTATCGTTCGTAGACAAAAAATACGGATCATTGCAACTAATCGCCGTATTCGAACCGAGAGGAACCGAAGAAGATTCAGAATGAACCATAACGAACTCTAATCAACGAAACACAAACGATTGAATCTGATATTGATGCAAACTCAATCGAGACAGAGAAACAAAAGCTAATTACAACGAAAAGAAACGAAACAAAGCTTAAGCGAGGAATAATGGCGGAAACAATACtcgtcgctctgataccatatgaaGATTATAAGAGAATATGTTGAGAGAAGAAAACTCTTGTATTCAATCAAAATGTATTTACAAACTTGAATAGAAATCTAGGCCTATCTTGCTTTATATACAAACCACTACTCTGTAACTAACTCTAACAACCACTTAATATGGCTATTTACAAAAACACCCTaacacatatttacatattttgacaaaaatacTATTCATGTTTTAAATTGAAAGGAAGCAATAAAAGTAAAATAGATGAGATCTGAGATGTAACAACATTAAAACCATGGAAACAACTAAGCAGGCAAACAACAAAGACAAAGATAAATTAATGTAGGAGTAAATTATAGTAACAGATTAGTTTAAAAGCTAGTTCAGTACAAGAGTGAAAGAGGACTAATTGCCGGTGTAAATATGGATGTGAAGAGCAAGAACGAAGATGGCGTAAAGAACGAAGAAGATGAGGGTGTGAACAGCTATGGATTTGCCGTTGGTCTTCATGCTCCCGAATTCTAATTGTTTGCTGTTCCCGGGGAACTGAAACAGAAGTCCTGGTTGAAGCAGGATGAAGAGCACCACTCCGATCAACACTGGCCCCCAATCTGCCATTTCAACGATCTTTTAAGTTGGTggttttgtttttgtgtttCAAGAAGAGGATTAAAGTTTTGGTATGGGAAGAAAttaaacagaaaagaaaagtaTAATGGGGTGAAGAGGGATCAGGGATGGGATAGTGAGATTAGTGTGGGTGGCTAGGATATGGACACCAGAGATTTTTGGAACATTTTGGATGCCTCAACTTGCTACACAGTACACACTTCCCCCACTAGTATTGGATCATCTAATTTGTGTacctattaatttaaaattcaaagagAATTTGTCAagtttttttatacaaattttattgaatatatcaaaaaaatttaatgaaattggAGTGTAACTGATAAATAatcgatatttttttaaaaaatctaatcAAAAATTTCTAATAAATGGAGAAATTTTAGAATACTGACTCGTCCAATAAAAActcatgtttttttttctaataattaacttttttaaccacgaaaatactaatttttttgagatttaaaaatatgaattttcataATAGTGTCTTTAATGGTTTAATGGTGTTATACAAAATAATAGTGGAAAAGCAAGATGAATAACTggttatatatgtgtatatttgaCGAATTatgaaatacataaaaaaacaaTAGTTTAACGAAATTACAAATACAATGGGCGACACAACACGTGATCACATGAAACAGAGGTAGGGAACACAACCATGTGTTGATAAGTGTTTTTTATTAGGGAGTTTGTATTATATAAagccaaataattatatatcataatcaaatataagttcACGTAggtaagttataaaattatcttAGTTAAGTCATACAATTCAggtttttcaaataattatctatataaataatttctaTTAACATTAAAGGGTCCATAGCaaagatatatattttcaaattcacAACTATTTTCTTCATCAGGATAATGATTTATAAACAAATTACCTAATTGTGAACTCCTTTTTCCTGGGTCATTGCGTTGTCTAGTCACTTTGCGTTTTAAATGGAGGAAAATATGGAGTTTTTGCAGCTAGTTCCGGGAAAAGATATACCGTGTTCCCTCCTAATGTGAATTATTTCTAAACTTTTGAACCTGATTGGAAGGAAAAATTAGGGCAAACTTACTgatccaaaaattcaaatttacgATTCTCTCTTATAGCATCTGATCCAAATTTgatcacctactttattataaaataatattttttttatttttatatctttcGTTTAtcggatttaaaattaatttgtgattattaatatttaattagtaatagtttataattaatatttaataaaattaatacatTAGTAAAAACTTACAACActagaaaagaaaatttcattgaaattaaaaaaagattaCATTACAAGCATAAAATATAAAGTATATACgatgcataaaataaaattacaatgttgaaaaatgattaaaaaatagtatgataaatataaattttgatttaattgaaCAGATTAATTCTATTACCTCcgatataatcaaaatatcgtCCATAGCTATTCATAGCTGAATATGAATGTGATTTAAGTTCACTAACTGAATTGAAGATCGATCGATTCGAAGTGTCGAATCGAGAAGTTGAGATAATTCCGGTCGATAAAAGTGTTCAAGTACATAGTTTTGTTTGATAATATTAGCAATtaagtatataatttaaattaaacacatgttaaattaatttaattaagtaattaaatataatataagtatttaatagtgattaaatatgaaatttaagattatatagtttaatataaatttatgtaatataatataaaaaaataatttggatcaaGATTTGGATGACGCTGCTGCAGTTGTTAAGAAATTTGGATCAGTTAGTGATTCAAActtggatttttggatcacaacGGTTTGAGATGGCCCCAATATTTTCATGTCTATACATGTCATTTTAGTCCCTACGTATGATGTATAACATTTCAATTTCTTTCATTCCAAcaacttaaatattttttcaaataagaaaagaaataagaaatatattattaatactatATGTTATAAAATTGAAATACTAGTTTACTCCTCCCTCCTTTCCAttcatttctatatatttttcttccaCAGCTCATCACACACTTTAATGCTTTATAagatatagttctataatttatttttaaattttttttaaaacaaaacttaatataattgtcaaaattttatttaaaaaatttcaaaaattgaattataaaaCTATGATTTATCACATCCCACTCTctcaatgtatacaattgagtgGGAAGGAGCTATTCGGGAGTAGTAAACGTGACATAAGATAAATTACTAAGGATATTTGATGGCAttctttttttgtaattttgattgtacatgtaatattttcatattagaTTTTCCacatctaaataaaatattatataattaatcttagatcgtaaaataaattatgtattcAAAGTATTTGTTGAAAATAGATAAAATAGATATTTGAATAATGTAAAACATATTACCAGTACTGTACtgaattatttatttagaaaggGCAAATAATTGGGCTACAAAAGCATGACAATCATACACAACCAATTGATCTCAATGCCAATTATAAAGGTGATAGAGCCCCCAGCTACCTAACTCAACTCTCCTCCTTCAATGTTTTACATCAAATAATCACTGAGACTATGCGATTACTTTAATCACCACATTTTAAGCTAGCAGCTCCTAGTTATATAACCTTGTCCTGCTGTCCTAATTATAGAATAACCCAATCAAAGCAGTGCCAACAAAAAGACTCTGAAAAAATTAAAAGCTGAGATTAATTATTCTCCTTTATGCACATATTCTTATTCTGTTTCCAGTTGCTACTCTGGGTGGTCTTGTAGTCAAATTATTCGTTGGCATCCAAAGCCACTTTGTcacactttaaaattttaatttctacaGGATTCTTGAAGGGGCAAGTAATACAGAAAGCTAGTTGGAATGAAAGATTGGGCTGCACCACTTATAGCATCAGCTCTGTTTGCACTTCTGGCACCAGGGCTCTTGTTTCAGCTGCCTGGAAAACATAAGCCGTTCGAGTTCATGAACATGAAGACCACGATAGCATCGATGTTTTTGCACACTGTGCTCTATGGTTTGCTGCTTATTCTGTTTCTTGTTGTGCTCGACATCCATCTCCTTGCGTGATGTATGATTCCGAATTGTGAGTGTTGATTTTATATGTGATATGCCTGTGTTATTCAATCTCAATTTTTATTCCGTTCAGTAATCTCAGATTCGGATGCTGTTGTGATTTGTGTTGAGCTTTAAGTATCCGGATTCTAGTATGTACATGTTATGATCACACTACTGGCAAGCTTTAGTTAGAATTGCTGCATGAATCTCAGATTTTTGAAGTGCTttgagaagatttttgaagtGCTTTGAGGATTAAAATCTTCCTATAAACttcaagaaattcattactAGCTTTGGTTTTACCTTTTTTTgttattacaaataaaattttacaggTTAGGAATAGTGACAAAGTGAATTCTTGATTGGTTATGGGTAGAAAACGGATTTTGTCTTGCCACCTTTTCTTTGGTACTAAAAAATTGTCAAGCCGGTCTCTAAATCATGAACTGGACAAATTTCATTAagaaagattaattaatatgagcGTTTTAAGGCGTTAATTATACTTTAAGGAATCACATGCGTCTGTGGTTTGCCGTTGAGAAGATATCTTGTTTAGGCTAAAGCATGTTACTcaacaattttttaaatatcgGAAGAGGCGGTAAATAAATAATTCAGAACATGGTGATTTGATCCATCAATCACTCAGGTAACAAGCAGACATCATAAACTTCATACTTCTAGAGTACACAAGTCATAACACCAAAACAAGCAGAACAATTTGAACAACTAGAAGTCAGGCTTAACAGACAAATATCAACCTATGTACATGTGGATTCCGATGGCTAGCAAGAAGATACAAATGAGACCAAAATATATGAGGGAATGAACTAATATCGATACGCCACTGGTCTGAAAGTTCCCGAACTCCACGTACTTGTTCTTGCCAGGTATCTGAATCAGCAGACCCGGAGTCAATAGTATGAACAAaacaactccaataaaaataggcCCCCAATCCGACATTTTCCTTCTCTTCTCTCCACTCCTCTGTATTATGTTTCTACGAGTATCTGGATTCGGAATCATGGGATTTTATAACACAGGATGAGTCCTTGTTGGAGCATGACTCAGAGAAGCAAGGGATATTACAAGGAAACCGAAAAAAAGCAACAAAGTATCATGCCACTAACTACACTTTCTTCACGCAAGTAATCTTTCTGTGATTGCTTTGCATTAGTTGTTAGCAGATAATACAGGGACAGTAGTGGCTTGAGCTTTATGATGCAAAAGTTTGGAAAAGCAATTACAAAATGCTTGCCTTGTGTGGCTTGTTAGCTTCAGTTTTCTCCAAGTGCTCAGATTTACTTTAGCTGCCACCACTTTCTCTTCCTTGATCTGTAAAGAGTTCCATCCCTGTTACACAACTCGAATACATTTCACATTACATCAAGTGCGACAATAAGACAATGTACATATATCCAGGATGATCTTACCAGGCATATAATGGAATTCACACTGAATACCCACATATATTCACAACTCATGTCAAATTGTCAATTATACCTTAACCTCATCAGGAAcaagcagtgttctaaaagtcccTACGCGGTCCAGTCGGGTTGCCTTTGAAAAACTAATCAGTAAATCGGggatcaaatatatttaaattttatttaattttaatattaaaagtaaattttatgtaagtaaaaataatatacccTCATTTTAGTATCAAATACAATAGGTAAATACCCCATTTCATatattagcttcattttttatcaaaaacttattattttttacaattttacccTTAATTTGACCTTTTTTAGTTTTCGAttgattaatcccgatttttctaaccgattaatcccgatttttaCCGCCCAAACAGTTTTTTgccattttctaaaaaaatcgTATAATTTTCTGTCAAGCCCCGATTTAAGACGTTTCGCCTCCGCTTAGTATCTGGACGCTGATTATACAGCCACCTAGACCGatttttaaaatacttttacaaTACTGCTAAGAATAGATCAAATCGATCTTTAATCTAATCAGCTTTTAATGGCCGCGCCAGGCTAGATGGAGCTTTAACCACAACTATAGAATCCCTTCAAGGCCCAAGATCAAAATTGGGCCATGTTTGGTCCAGCCGTGCTTTTTCCGAACCGGACCGAGCCAAATTTTTGAGCCCAGATCTATCTTACACCTGGGTTTGCAATAAGAATGAAGAAATCCCAGCCTAATGTTGTGTACTGGGGAAAACATACCCTACCGAGGCAAGTAGAGGACGGGGCACATGATTGAGAGCCAGTTTAGGATGGCTGGCCTGTGGCCTCTGAGGGCCTAAATGGCTAAAGTCCAATTACATGCACGAAAAACATATGGATCATACAAGTACAGAACACACGACACAGACGTCAGACGGGGCGAATTTCATTTGTCAAGAGTCGAGGGGCGTTGGCTAAACTTAAAATAAAgtgtttttttcttaaaataaagaagtgaagtaAAAATGTGAAGCAGGTTAAGTAGAAATGAGAAGCAAATTAacacttataagtgattaaagtgtttgagaaataagtagaattCGTGAAATAAAAGCTAACaatcctagctttttataagtgttttttgactttttaaacaaacgatacaaataaatatttttaacttataaatttagAAACTGGGCTTAATAGTCCAGCCAAACACCCCCGTAAAATATATGGCAAGGGGATGTTGATCCATTTACAACCATGAATGTTTGCACGTATCGATCAGACATGTATTCTTATCTCCTCTCGCCTCTATCTCCCAGCTGTCTTTCATGATTATCCTAATCATCTTCGAGTTTTTCCATTTTTTCTTTctcctttttttaataataaaattcgtTCCAAATCTGCTGAGGAAGGagtcaaaagatttggatctaCAAGTACAACCTACCGAAACAAGTTGGTACCAGTGTACACCGTCCAAATATTTTGAATACATCTTTTACTCGCAGGTCCCCGTCAGACAAAAATATTAAACGtgattaattctcaaatataaatatatagcatATTCCTCGTCAACATCAAGAATATGCATATTCCACAATGTGATGCTCCAACCCTAGAAAACCTTAACTAAAAGatgtcatattaaaaataaaaaaatataatcaacatcTCGAAAAATCAGTACTCCAATCATATTATGGATAATTAAATTTGTCGAAACTCGACAGATCTGTATGTTTGGAGATGATAATATATGTGTCTAAATATACTtttctcaaaatatatttgaatatgatATATGTTCCGTCTCGTTTTATATTTCATCTTGACCAAAACTATAATTAGGAAACTGGTAATTTATATCCTTTCATGGTAAATTAACGTTCtcttttaaatactaaaaacccatcaatcaatatacttgtataaaggagaagcgagtggcgtgtaggtggcgcctctcacatcgctccgttctatttttctaattttctggcgtgtaggtggcgcctctcacatcgttccgttctatttttctaattttctgaaatttttggatgaaaaatatcaaaaaatagaactatcttttttagtttcggatatattataaGCAAGTTTTAtcataccttttttagtttcggatatattagaagcaagttttagcatctgattttgtttcatattatttatggaatatattagcttgaaagttttaatctgattttgtttctgtgTAAAGGaaaagcgaggggcgtgtaggtggcgcctctcacatcgctccgttctatttttttcaattttttggaattttcggatggaaattatcaaaaattaaaattactttttagtttcagatatattagaagcaagtttcggaatctaattttgtttccgattatttatggaatatagtagcttgaaagttttaatctgattttgttttagattatttaattatgataaagagtggcacacaagtctctctgcacctataaataccccgaTAAGTTGTAGAgttttgaatcatctaaacacaacctcctctctctcgaTACCACAACCCTTCCTCTCtgtggtgatagttctcttgctcgatttatAACTCGGTgatgtcgttcttctgcaacgataagtgaatgctgtttatacggtattaaaaaaataaaagttgttgcaagtaaaagtagttatagaccgctatgtgggagtcgacaaatctaaacataggagaagaatatagtcttcacatgatattaatggatgataacaataaattaactattagtgatgtatttttgttggttattcttttatatttgttttgttcatcggacatgtttgttgttgttaatttttataggatttactttgtatacaggaaaatattattcatgcattatctgtttgctccgttcaagcaacttttaagtaaaggttgtttatacggtattaaaaaataaaggttgttacaagcaagagTAGTTATACACCGCTATCCTGCGGATTTAAGttatatgtttttgtgcacaatcaatccaaaaatattggaggaaggtgacaatataagaacatgattacttta
This genomic window contains:
- the LOC108224754 gene encoding uncharacterized protein LOC108224754, with product MADWGPVLIGVVLFILLQPGLLFQFPGNSKQLEFGSMKTNGKSIAVHTLIFFVLYAIFVLALHIHIYTGN
- the LOC108224755 gene encoding uncharacterized protein LOC108224755: MKDWAAPLIASALFALLAPGLLFQLPGKHKPFEFMNMKTTIASMFLHTVLYGLLLILFLVVLDIHLLA
- the LOC108203659 gene encoding uncharacterized protein LOC108203659, which codes for MIPNPDTRRNIIQRSGEKRRKMSDWGPIFIGVVLFILLTPGLLIQIPGKNKYVEFGNFQTSGVSILVHSLIYFGLICIFLLAIGIHMYIG